A single window of Eucalyptus grandis isolate ANBG69807.140 chromosome 1, ASM1654582v1, whole genome shotgun sequence DNA harbors:
- the LOC104437550 gene encoding nuclear speckle RNA-binding protein A, with product MADPYWRPFGDARPRLTSLPRRRLPHAKRPRAEFDVPTGAVHDIQGYLPMDDNRGAYPGIHDTENLGASYDLYLHTTQMSPFSGAQPTGLVGGGSSAHSFDDLPMGGPAGLGQMTTMAERTLPFEGWTGDAPLPPDASNTLFVEGLPPKCSRREVSHIFRPFVGYKEVRLVNKESRQTGKNPVMLCFVDFASPAHAATAKDALQGYVFDENERDSVRLRLQFARYPGAKSGGGYRGKR from the exons ATGGCGGATCCTTACTGGCGGCCGTTCGGCGACGCCCGCCCCCGCCTTACCagcctcccccgccgccgccttcCCCACGCCAAGCGCCCCCGGGCCGAATTCG aTGTTCCTACAGGCGCTGTGCATGATATCCAGGGTTATCTTCCCATGGATGATAATAGAGGAGCCTACCCTGGAATCCACGATACCGAGAATCTTGGAGCTTCCTATGATCTTTATCTGCATACTACT CAAATGTCGCCATTTAGTGGGGCACAACCAACTGGACTGGTAGGTGGAGGTTCATCTGCTCACTCCTTTGATGACTTACCTATGGGGGGACCCGCAGGATTGGGCCAAATGACAACTATGGCAGAAAGGACCTTGCCCTTCGAAGGCTGGACGGGTGACGCTCCCCTTCCACCTGATGCTTCGAATACACTTTTTGTGGAGGGCTTGCCTCCAAAATGCAGCCGGCGGGAAGTTTCTC ATATCTTTCGACCTTTTGTTGGCTACAAGGAAGTAAGACTTGTGAACAAGGAATCACGGCAG ACTGGGAAAAATCCTGTGATGCTCTGTTTTGTTGATTTTGCGAGTCCAGCCCATGCAGCCACTGCCAAGGATGCTTTACAAG GTTATGTCTTTGATGAGAATGAACGTGACTCGGTCAGACTGAGGCTGCAATTTGCTCGCTACCCTGGTGCAAAGTCAGGTGGGGGGTATCGTGGAAAGCGCTAA
- the LOC104437538 gene encoding oligopeptide transporter 6, with product MAETFQVQGKEEEVDEECPVEQVKLTVPITDDPTLPVLTFRMWVLGVGSCVVLSFVNQFFWYRQNPLSITSISAQIAVVPIGHLMARTITKRVFLQGTKWEFSLNPGPFNIKEHVLITIFANSGAGSVYATHILSSVKLYYKRKLTFLPALLVMMTTQVLGFGWAGLFREYLVEPGEMWWPYNLVQVSLFRALHEKEKRQKGRFTRNQFFLIALITSFAYYVLPGYLFMMLTAFSWVCWIAPNSVLVQQLGSGQKGLGIGSVGFDWATISSYLGSPLASPWFATANVAVGFFLVMYVMTPLSYWFDVYNAKTFPIFSQSLFLSNGTKYEIASIVNSEFHLDRAAYARNGPIHLSTFFAMTYGLGFATLSATIVHIFLFSGSDLWKQSKKAFGGSKRMDVHTRLMKRYNSVPMWWFLLLLVVNIACIIFACEYYKETLQLPWWGILLACGIALFFTLPIGIITATTNQTPGLNIITEYVIGYMYPERPVANMCFKVYGYISMTQALTFLQDFKLGHYMKIPPRSMFMAQVVGTVISVIVYLLTAWWLMETVPNLCDTSLLPPNSPWTCPPDGVFFDASVIWGLVGPRRIFGDLGEYGNVNWFFLGGAVAPLLVWLAHKAFPNQNWIRLIHMPVLLGSTSMMPPASAINFTSWIVIGFLSGFVVFRYRPEWWKRYNYVLSGGLDAGTAFMTLLLFLTLQSKDISIDWWGNNPEGCPLASCPTAKGVAIKECPVF from the exons ATGGCTGAGACGTTTCAGGTTCAGGGTAAGGAAGAGGAGGTCGACGAGGAATGCCCCGTCGAGCAGGTGAAGCTGACCGTGCCCATAACCGACGACCCCACTCTGCCCGTGCTCACGTTCAGAATGTGGGTCCTGGGCGTCGGATCCTGCGTCGTACTCTCGTTCGTGAACCAGTTCTTCTGGTACAGGCAGAACCCGTTGTCCATCACGTCCATCTCCGCGCAGATCGCCGTGGTGCCCATCGGCCATCTGATGGCCAGGACGATAACGAAGCGCGTCTTCCTCCAGGGGACGAAGTGGGAATTCAGTCTGAACCCCGGGCCTTTCAATATAAAGGAACACGTCTTGATCACTATATTTGCTAATTCTGGCGCAGGCTCTGTTTATGCCACGCATATCTTGAGCTCCGTCAAGCTTTATTATAAGAGAAAGCTCACCTTTCTTCCCGCCCTTTTGGTGATGATGACTACTCAG GTTCTGGGCTTTGGCTGGGCTGGTCTATTCCGGGAATATCTTGTTGAGCCAGGGGAAATGTGGTGGCCGTACAATCTGGTCCAAGTCTCCCTATTCAG GGCTCTgcatgagaaggaaaaaaggcaaaaaggccGCTTCACCAGAAACCAGTTCTTCCTCATTGCATTGATCACCAGCTTTGCTTACTATGTCCTTCCTGGTTATTTGTTTATGATGTTAACCGCATTTTCTTGGGTATGTTGGATCGCTCCTAATTCTGTTCTTGTTCAACAACTTGGCTCTGGCCAAAAGGGCCTCGGAATTGGTTCTGTCGGGTTTGATTGGGCTACCATTTCATCATACCTTGGGAGTCCGTTAGCTAGTCCGTGGTTTGCGACTGCGAATGTGGCAGTTGGTTTCTTCCTCGTAATGTATGTCATGACGCCGCTTTCATACTGGTTCGATGTGTACAATGCCAAGACCTTCCCGATATTTTCCCAGTCTCTCTTCCTGTCAAATGGTACAAAGTATGAAATTGCCTCGATCGTGAATTCCGAGTTCCATCTTGATAGAGCTGCTTATGCCAGGAATGGTCCAATACATCTCAGCACCTTCTTTGCGATGACTTATGGCCTTGGTTTTGCCACCCTTTCGGCTACTATCGTCCATATTTTTCTCTTCAGTGGAAG TGACCTGTGGAAGCAAAGTAAAAAAGCCTTTGGAGGGAGTAAAAGAATGGATGTACACACAAGGCTCATGAAGAGATACAATTCAGTACCCATGTGGtggtttcttcttctcctgGTCGTTAACATTGCCTGTATAATTTTTGCTTGTGAGTACTACAAGGAGACTCTTCAATTGCCATGGTGGGGCATATTGCTGGCATGTGGCATTGCACTCTTTTTCACCCTGCCGATTGGTATAATCACTGCAACCACAAATCAG ACACCCGGTTTGAACATCATCACTGAATACGTCATCGGTTATATGTACCCGGAGCGCCCTGTTGCAAACATGTGCTTCAAGGTCTACGGATATATAAGCATGACTCAAGCTCTGACCTTTTTGCAAGACTTCAAGCTTGGCCATTACATGAAGATTCCACCTAGGTCAATGTTCATGGCACAG gtcgTAGGAACAGTAATATCCGTAATTGTGTACCTGCTAACTGCATGGTGGCTCATGGAGACTGTCCCAAACCTTTGTGACACATCCTTGCTGCCGCCTAACAGTCCATGGACTTGCCCACCTGATGGCGTGTTCTTCGACGCATCTGTCATTTGGGGCCTCGTTGGGCCCCGTAGAATTTTTGGGGACCTTGGCGAGTATGGAAATGTGAATTGGTTCTTCCTGGGTGGGGCTGTTGCGCCTTTGCTAGTCTGGCTCGCACACAAGGCGTTCCCCAATCAAAACTGGATTCGCTTAATCCACATGCCCGTGCTCTTAGGTTCAACATCGATGATGCCACCGGCTTCGGCCATCAATTTCACCTCTTGGATTGTGATTGGCTTCCTCTCTGGATTTGTCGTTTTCCGGTATAGACCGGAATGGTGGAAGCGCTACAATTACGTGCTTTCTGGGGGTCTTGATGCGGGAACTGCATTCATGACGTTGCTGCTGTTTCTCACTCTGCAGTCGAAGGACATCTCCATAGACTGGTGGGGAAACAATCCAGAAGGATGTCCCTTGGCCTCCTGTCCAACCGCTAAGGGAGTTGCCATAAAGGAATGCCCCGTCTTCTGA
- the LOC104437529 gene encoding uncharacterized protein LOC104437529, which produces MERLPEELCSKIFCLLDHQNLAAALQVCRKWKVMASADALWSNLFRERWGEDRAAFYDPTDSKSWKEVYEVQDRCDRVGLGLKIIREGGDYFIVHQGEIQRHLGSRTPCPRGSKRHQNGEELMHEEASSRCRSILDNILFFIGDLEVASTDAKRRRVLE; this is translated from the exons ATGGAGAGATTGCCGGAGGAGCTCTGTTCCAAGATATTCTGCCTGCTGGATCACCAGAACCTCGCCGCTGCTCTCCAAG TTTGCAGAAAATGGAAAGTCATGGCCTCAGCCGATGCCCTTTGGAGTAACTTGTTCAGGGAGAGATGGGGTGAAGATCGCGCTGCCTTCTATGATCCCACCGACTCGAAGTCCTGGAAAGAGGTGTATGAGGTGCAGGACCGTTGTGACCGTGTCGGACT GGGACTGAAGATAATCAGGGAAGGCGGTGATTACTTTATCGTTCATCAAGGTGAAATTCAACGTCATCTAGGTTCAAGGACCCCTTGCCCGCGAGGTTCTAAAAGACATCAAAATGGGGAAGAATTGATGCATGAGGAGGCATCTAGTCGATGCCGAAGTATTCTTGACAATATCCTGTTCTTCATTGGGGACTTGGAAGTGGCTTCCACGGATGCAAAACGCCGTCGGGTGCTAGAATAG